One genomic segment of Vulgatibacter sp. includes these proteins:
- a CDS encoding sensor histidine kinase — protein MRLSIATRIFLGFAAVLCVFGAVSSFAVWRMHAIGEEIRLVSEGYLPLTKVAAQLETFHKNKQRDTDRLLEEKDPRTQRILIKLARLYFPRIVREKLGQGQLLVTETRRLAGDGEQLFLDQIEKQLTELGAEYDRYDANADALFAGLEQADGAADPALEERGRELKRIERRIDRSLKLLSHALEGRIQERVREAQAQERSSSWAIVGFSIGAIVLGIAATILSQRLLAPIRPLTEAAVRIGRGDYSAEVPTSVANEVGVLAREFNQMAASLRARERELQEKQEALVRAEKLATVGRMAAQITHEIRNPLSSIGLNTELLAEEIGSQDEAEARRLCSAIAREVDRLTEITEEYLHFARLPKPQRAAENVGELVRDLVAFVKPELEAAGIGVELDLPGDLEASLDENQIRQALLNLVRNAREAMPGGGTLRFAAQPAGGGVELRVSDTGMGMRAEDVARIFDPFYTTKERGTGLGLSLTQQIVAQHGGTLRCESALQQGTTFTLHFPGASV, from the coding sequence GTGCGCCTGTCCATCGCCACCCGCATCTTCCTCGGCTTCGCTGCCGTCCTCTGCGTCTTCGGCGCGGTGAGCTCCTTCGCCGTCTGGCGGATGCACGCCATCGGCGAGGAGATCCGCCTGGTCTCCGAGGGCTACCTGCCCCTGACCAAGGTCGCGGCGCAGCTCGAGACCTTCCACAAGAACAAGCAGCGGGATACGGACCGGCTCCTCGAGGAGAAGGACCCGCGGACCCAGCGGATCCTGATCAAGCTCGCCCGCCTCTACTTCCCCCGCATCGTCCGGGAGAAGCTCGGGCAGGGGCAGCTGCTGGTGACGGAGACGCGGCGGCTCGCCGGGGACGGGGAGCAGCTCTTCCTCGACCAGATCGAGAAGCAGCTCACCGAGCTCGGCGCCGAGTACGACCGCTACGACGCCAACGCCGACGCGCTCTTCGCCGGGCTCGAGCAGGCGGACGGCGCCGCCGATCCGGCGCTGGAGGAGCGCGGCCGGGAGCTGAAGCGGATCGAGCGGCGGATCGACCGCTCGCTCAAACTCCTGAGCCATGCCCTGGAGGGACGGATCCAGGAGCGGGTCCGGGAGGCGCAGGCGCAGGAGCGCAGCTCCTCCTGGGCGATCGTCGGCTTCTCGATCGGCGCCATCGTCCTCGGCATCGCCGCCACCATCCTCTCCCAGCGACTCCTCGCGCCGATCCGCCCCCTCACCGAGGCGGCGGTGCGCATCGGCCGCGGCGACTACTCCGCCGAGGTCCCGACCTCCGTCGCCAACGAGGTGGGGGTCCTCGCCCGCGAGTTCAACCAGATGGCCGCCTCGCTGCGGGCCCGCGAGCGGGAGCTGCAGGAGAAGCAGGAGGCGCTGGTCCGGGCGGAGAAGCTCGCCACCGTGGGCAGGATGGCGGCGCAGATCACCCACGAGATCCGCAACCCCCTCTCCTCGATCGGCCTCAACACCGAGCTCCTCGCCGAGGAGATCGGCTCGCAGGACGAGGCGGAGGCGCGGCGGCTCTGCTCGGCGATCGCCCGCGAGGTGGACCGGCTCACCGAGATCACCGAGGAATACCTCCATTTCGCCAGGCTGCCGAAGCCGCAGCGCGCCGCCGAGAACGTGGGCGAGCTGGTCCGGGACCTCGTGGCCTTCGTCAAGCCGGAGCTCGAGGCGGCGGGGATCGGGGTCGAGCTCGACCTGCCCGGGGATCTCGAGGCCTCCCTCGACGAGAACCAGATCCGGCAGGCGCTCCTCAACCTCGTGCGCAACGCCCGCGAGGCGATGCCCGGCGGCGGGACCCTGCGCTTCGCGGCGCAGCCCGCTGGCGGCGGGGTCGAGCTCCGCGTCAGCGACACCGGAATGGGGATGCGTGCGGAAGACGTGGCCCGTATCTTCGACCCGTTCTACACCACCAAAGAGAGGGGCACGGGCCTCGGCCTCTCCCTCACCCAGCAGATCGTCGCCCAGCACGGAGGGACCCTGCGCTGCGAGAGCGCGTTGCAGCAGGGGACGACCTTCACCCTCCACTTCCCGGGAGCCAGCGTTTGA